The Chryseobacterium aureum genome contains a region encoding:
- a CDS encoding LysR substrate-binding domain-containing protein, giving the protein MNIQQLEYLIAVDKYKHFGKAAQACFITQPTLSAMIQKFEDELDVKVFDRTTHPIRTTDVGLQIIDQAKVIIESVNELKNKANLLNNILGGTINLGIIPTVSSFILPTEIFKFLEDNPKIQMNVKEMTTDNIIKALKAGELDAGIISTPYDTADEFYQDFLFNEELMIYSSNTEANKKNSYIIPEDLNVEKVWLLEEGNCLRNQFENICHLKENTLKPKNLDFLASNIQTLVHMVDKVGGISILPELALSQLSEEQKKNVFRFKKPFPYREISIIYYKPTFKQKIIDELSHSIRTSLELKLNYHESPKEFVSIKPQ; this is encoded by the coding sequence ATGAACATTCAGCAACTGGAGTATCTTATCGCTGTTGATAAGTATAAACATTTTGGTAAGGCCGCTCAGGCGTGTTTTATTACCCAACCTACGTTAAGTGCCATGATACAGAAATTTGAGGATGAACTGGATGTAAAGGTGTTCGACAGAACTACCCACCCGATTCGTACCACGGATGTAGGTCTTCAGATTATTGATCAGGCGAAAGTCATCATAGAGTCTGTCAACGAGCTGAAAAACAAAGCCAATCTTTTGAATAATATTTTAGGAGGAACCATCAATCTGGGAATCATTCCTACAGTTTCTTCTTTCATTCTGCCGACGGAAATTTTCAAATTCCTTGAAGATAATCCGAAGATCCAGATGAATGTAAAAGAAATGACCACGGATAATATTATCAAAGCTTTAAAGGCAGGGGAGCTGGATGCGGGAATTATCTCAACCCCTTATGACACAGCTGACGAGTTTTATCAGGATTTCTTATTCAACGAAGAGCTGATGATTTACAGCTCCAATACAGAAGCCAATAAAAAGAATTCCTATATCATTCCGGAAGATCTGAATGTAGAGAAGGTGTGGCTGCTGGAAGAAGGCAACTGCCTGAGAAATCAGTTTGAAAATATCTGTCATCTGAAAGAAAACACGCTGAAGCCTAAAAACTTAGATTTTTTAGCTTCCAATATCCAGACGTTGGTACACATGGTAGATAAAGTAGGAGGAATCAGCATTCTGCCTGAGCTTGCACTGAGCCAGCTTTCTGAAGAGCAGAAGAAAAATGTTTTCAGATTCAAAAAACCTTTCCCCTATCGGGAAATCAGTATTATTTACTATAAACCAACATTCAAGCAAAAAATTATTGATGAATTGTCACATTCTATCAGGACTTCTTTAGAACTTAAGCTGAATTACCACGAAAGTCCAAAAGAATTTGTAAGCATTAAGCCTCAGTAA